The segment CGCGTCGATGCCACCGAGTTCTCGGTGCCGCAGGTCGATCAGGCGATGGGCTTCAATGAAGTCGCCAAGTATTACTACTTCCCGGGCTGGCATCAGAGCGCGAGCTGGTTCTCGTTGCTGGTCAATCAAGAGGTGTGGGACAGCTACAGCGATGAGCGCAAGGCACAGTTCCAGACCGCTTGCCGCGCGACACTGCAGTGGGCTATGGCAGAAGCGCCGCCGGCACAGGTCAAGGCGATTCACGAGCTGGAGGCCAAGGGTGTCGAGGTCAAGCGCTTCCCGGAGCCCGTCATGACGGCGCTGCAGAAGGCGTGGGGTGAGGTGCTGGAAGAAGAGAAGAAGACCAACCCTGACTTCGCCAAGGCCTATGATTCGCTGATGAAGCACGCGGCGCTGATCGACGAGTGGTATGAACTGCAAGCCATGCCGCCACCGATGGCCATGAAAGACGATGGGGGCAGCGCACAATGACCGACCCCCGCCTTGCGCCCTGGCGGGCAAGAGGCGGGGCGGTGTGTGGAGCCCTGGGGCGACCGTTGGTCGGCCTGGGGCTGTGGGTGGGTCGCTGGACCAGTTGGCTGGGTCTGGCGATCATCCTGGCTGTGCTCACCACCGTCACGCTCAACGCCCTGGGTATCAATGAAGTCGCCAACTGGGGGTCGCCCGATGTGCTGCTGTTCGGCACCGCGATCACCATCAATTCCGTCACCGAGCTGCAATGGCATCTGTTCGGGATCCTGACGCTCTTCGGTGGTACCTACGCTCTGCACAGCGATACGCATGTGCGGGTCGATCTGTTCTATCAGCGGCTTACGCCGCGTGGCCGTGCCGTGGTCGATATCCTCGGCCACCTCATCATGCTGATTCCCTTCTGCCTATTGATCGCCTGGCTATCGAAGCACTCCGTGATCATGTCGTACACCTCGGGCGAGAAGTCCAACTACGGCGGGCTGGTGGATCGTTATCTGATCAAGGCGATATTGCCGATCGGGCTGGTATTCCTGGCCCTTGGGGCGCTCGGGCAGATCTTCGAGAACCTGTCCTGCCTGTTTGACCCGGCGCGTGTGCCGGAACGTCTGAAAGATCATGAGATTGCCAGTCTGACCGGCCTTGCCCCCCAGACGGCAGGCGCGTCGACTGACGCCGCGGCCCCCCACGACTCTGCCCATGGGAGCCACGACAATGCTCGCTGAATACGCTCTGCCCATCACCATGGTGGTGGCGCTGCTTGTTGGTATCTTCTCCGGCTACCCGGTGGCCTTCCTGCTCGGCGGGCTGGGTATTCTGTTTGCCTTCATCGGCGATATACCCGTGGCATTTCTGGGTACCGTCGGTTCACGCATCTTCGGTGGAGTGATCGAGAACTGGCTGCTGATCGCGATTCCACTGTTCGTGTTCATGGGGCTGATGCTCGAAAGCTCCGGCGTGGCGCGCAATCTGCTGATGACGCTGCAGCGCCTGTTCGGCCGTGTGCATGGTGGCCTGGCGGTATCGGTCGCGCTGCTCGGTGTGGTGATGGCGGCCAGTACCGGCATCATCGGTGCCTCCGTCGTGATGCTGGGGCTGCTGGCGCTACCCGTGATGCTGGGCCAGGGCTACAAGCCGGAGATGGCCTGTGGCGTGATTGCGGCCTCCGGCACGCTGGGCATCCTGATTCCGCCCTCGATCATGTTGGTATTGATGGGCTCCATCCTGCAGATCTCGGTTGGCGCACTGTTCAAGGCGGCACTGGTGCCCGGCCTGCTGCTTGGCGCGCTCTATGTCGCTTACCTGCTGATCACCGCCAAGCTGCATCCCGACTGGGCACCACTGCCAGACCAGAAGCTGCTGGGCACCGACAAGACACCGCTGGCACTGGCGCTGCTGCGGGATCTGTTCGGCCCGATGGTGTTGATCGTCGCGGTGCTCGGCTCGATCATGACCGGTATCGCCACGCCCACCGAGGCTGCGGCCATCGGCGCGGGCGGAAGCTTGCTGTTGGCATTGGTGATGGGCGGGCTGTCCTTCTCCACATTGCGCAACACACTACGTGATACCTCACGCACCAGCGCGATGATCCTGTTTGTCGTCATCGGCGCGACCTGTTTCTCGGTGGTATTCAAGCGTCTCGGCGGCGATTACCTGATTGAGGACGTCATCACCGGCACTGGCCTGGGCCCCTACGGCTTGCTGCTGCTGTTGATGGGACTGATCTTCGTGCTCGGCTTCTTTCTTGAGTGGATCGAAATCAGCTTCGTGGTGCTGCCGCTAGTGGCACCGGTGGTCGAGGTGCTGGACTTCGGCATGGGGCTTTCCGGTCAGGGCCTGCTGGTGTGGTTCGCGATTCTGGTCGCCATCAACCTGCAGACGAGTTTCCTGACGCCACCGTTTGGCTATGCCCTGTTCTACCTCAAGGGCATCACTGCGGGTCAGATCTCCATCGGTACCATCTATCGCTCTATCCTGCCCTTCGTTGGCCTGCAGCTGGCGGGACTGAGCTTGTGCATCCTGTTCCCGTCACTGGTGCTGTGGCTACCGGGATTGATGCCCTGACCCTGGGTGTCACGCTGGATGTCAGGCAACACCATGGCGCATCACAAGGTGGTGATGCGCTCGATGAAAGCGGTAATTCGCTGAGTGAACGAGCAGGGAGAACATCATGCTGCCACGACGCAGGGTGTTGATCGCGGGGCAGGGGGCATGGCTTGAAGCCATGGCGCGCACCTTCCTGGAAGAAGGCGCCATCACCGGGCTGATGGGCACCGGGCTTGCGGATCTTGAGCAGGTGCTGGATGCGCTGGGCGGCGAGCAGAGTGATCGCTTTGGGCAGGTGATGGGCGAGGGCTGCTTCGAGGCATTGGTGGCCCGCCTGGGACGACTCGATGTACTGGTTTGCATGCCACCGTCTGCGGCCATTGCTCAGTCGCTGGAGGAGTGTCTGGTGCAGCAGGTGGCCGGGCCGGCGGCCCTGCTCAAGGCTGGCTGTGCGCGGATGTTGCGCCACGGCGGACGTCTGCTGGCCGTCGCACCACCGCTGTCCTCGCTGGACCATCACGGCACTGCCATGGCACAGGCGGCACTGAGTGAGTTGATCCAGCGGCTGGCATCACGCGCGCCGGACAAGGTACGCGCCAATCTGCTGTGTCCCCAGGGCAGCGGGCCTTCTGCTGTCGCGGAATGTGCGCGATTTCTGGCAGGGGGAGCAGGGCGCTCGCTCAATGGCCAGGTGCTGCATTTGAGTGAGTAGCATTGTGCCTCTGCTTCACTCCTGCCCCTCTCGCTGTACTATTTCTCCGCACTCTCCGCACTCTCCGCACTCTCCGCACTCGACGCGTGTGTCTGGCGTTGCCTTCGCGACGCTCATGCGCCGACACCGGCTGCTCTCAACTGGCCCCAAAACCGGCAATGAAGACACGCACGCAGCGTTGTACATGCGGGCGATGGATTTCCATGCTGTCGGTTCGGCAAGCGCGTCCCAGCAACGCATCGATATGCAGCGGACTCAGCAGCATGCCCATCAGCATGTTGGCGGCGTTCAGCGGCTGCGTGCCCAGCCCGCTGCCGGGTAGCGTGCCTTTTTCCACCTGTTGACTCAGATAGTCGGCGAGTCTCTGGCGCGTGACGTCGGGGCCATTCTCCAGAAACAGGCGACCCAGTTCGGGCGTCCGCCCGCTTTCGAAAGCCAGCCCGCGTAGTAGTCGGATCAGGCGTGGCTGCAGTGCCAGCGAGAGAATGGCCATGCCGAAGCGTTCCAGTGCCTGTGGCGGATGGCTGCCATCGCTGACCTGCTGGTCCATCAGCGCCCACACGGATTTGGCCTCCTGCTGCATGACCGCCAGAAACAGACCCTCCTTGTTGCCGAAGTTGCGGTACAGCGTCGCCAGCGAACCGCCTGCTTCGCGTGCGATGTCATTGATGCTGGTCGCCGCAAAACCCTGCTCAAGGAAGTGCTCGCGTGCCACGCTCAGCTGGCGCTTGCGACGCGCATCGCCACGTGGAGAGGCACGTGTGACAGAAGCCTCTAGCGGTAGTGCCGTCAGTTCTTCAGGGTTGTCGGTCATGTGAATGTCCTGCTGGAGAGTGGGGCGTGTGTCTCATGACATCATGCAGTTCTGTGGTTGCAGTTACCTGAACGGACAGGGACGTAAGGTGCAACTGTTGGAGTGCGCAAGTTAACTGTAGTATTTATTACACTTAATAGCGATGCATGGCGGTAACTGTCCAACGCTGGTGGTGGGTTGGATGGTCGTCGCGACCACGTCGCTCGACAGATTCTGAGTGTGCTTCCTGCTAGTCACGAGACTGTCGGCAAGACGGGCAGTAAAAGAGGTTTGCTAATGAACAAGGCAGGAAAAGGCGTTGTAGCCATCGTCGTCATCGCAGGCATCATTGCGGGCGGGGTGCTGGGGTTGGAGTGGTGGCGGGTTGGTCGCTTCATGCAGGAAACTGACAACGCCTACGTGCGTGCCGACAGTGTGCCTGTGCGCGCCGAGACCACGGCGCGTATCACGCGCATGCTGGTGCACGACAATCAGCCGGTGACGGCGGGCCAGCTGCTGGTGGAACTTGATGATGGTGATGCCAAAGCCAATCTGGATCAGGCCAGTGCCCAGCTGGACAACTCGCGCACCGGCGAAGTGCAGGCCGAGCGCCAGTTGACGTTGCAGCAGGCGAAGATCGACGAGGCCAAGGCCGCGTTGGATTCCGCCAAGGCTGAGCGCGATCAGGCGGCACTCCACCTCAAACGCTCCAAGAGCCTGGAAAGCCGTAGCTACGCCTCGCAGCAATCCTATGAGGATGATCAGGTGACACTGCGCACCACCGAGGCCAGTGTTGCGCAGAAGCAGGCCGCACTGACGTCTGCCCGCGGACAGCTTGAGGTCTACAAGGCCCAGCTGGATTCGGCGCGCGCCGAGATCGTCTCTGCCGCGGCGGACCTGGCCTATGCCCGCCATCAGCTGAACAAGACGAAGATCATCGCGCCGCAGGATGGCGTGATCGGTAATCGCAGTGCTGAGGTCGGTACCATGGCCAGTGCCTCGCTGACGCTGATGCAGTTGGTGCCGGTCGAGAGTGCCTACGTGGTCGCCAACTACAAGGAAACCCAGACCGAGCGCATGCGCGTCGGGCAGCCGGTGAGTCTTGAGGTGGACGCCTATCCTGACGTCGAGTTCGAAGGGGTGGTGGATAGTCTCTCGCCCGCCACCGGGACCGAGTTCAGCCTGTTGCCGACCGACAATGCCACCGGCAACTTCAACAAGATCGTGCAGCGCGTGCCGGTGCGCATTCGCCTGACCGGCCCCAGTGAGGCGCTGCCGCGTCTGCGTGCGGGC is part of the Cobetia sp. L2A1 genome and harbors:
- a CDS encoding TRAP transporter small permease subunit; its protein translation is MTDPRLAPWRARGGAVCGALGRPLVGLGLWVGRWTSWLGLAIILAVLTTVTLNALGINEVANWGSPDVLLFGTAITINSVTELQWHLFGILTLFGGTYALHSDTHVRVDLFYQRLTPRGRAVVDILGHLIMLIPFCLLIAWLSKHSVIMSYTSGEKSNYGGLVDRYLIKAILPIGLVFLALGALGQIFENLSCLFDPARVPERLKDHEIASLTGLAPQTAGASTDAAAPHDSAHGSHDNAR
- a CDS encoding TRAP transporter large permease, with product MGATTMLAEYALPITMVVALLVGIFSGYPVAFLLGGLGILFAFIGDIPVAFLGTVGSRIFGGVIENWLLIAIPLFVFMGLMLESSGVARNLLMTLQRLFGRVHGGLAVSVALLGVVMAASTGIIGASVVMLGLLALPVMLGQGYKPEMACGVIAASGTLGILIPPSIMLVLMGSILQISVGALFKAALVPGLLLGALYVAYLLITAKLHPDWAPLPDQKLLGTDKTPLALALLRDLFGPMVLIVAVLGSIMTGIATPTEAAAIGAGGSLLLALVMGGLSFSTLRNTLRDTSRTSAMILFVVIGATCFSVVFKRLGGDYLIEDVITGTGLGPYGLLLLLMGLIFVLGFFLEWIEISFVVLPLVAPVVEVLDFGMGLSGQGLLVWFAILVAINLQTSFLTPPFGYALFYLKGITAGQISIGTIYRSILPFVGLQLAGLSLCILFPSLVLWLPGLMP
- a CDS encoding TetR/AcrR family transcriptional regulator, which gives rise to MTDNPEELTALPLEASVTRASPRGDARRKRQLSVAREHFLEQGFAATSINDIAREAGGSLATLYRNFGNKEGLFLAVMQQEAKSVWALMDQQVSDGSHPPQALERFGMAILSLALQPRLIRLLRGLAFESGRTPELGRLFLENGPDVTRQRLADYLSQQVEKGTLPGSGLGTQPLNAANMLMGMLLSPLHIDALLGRACRTDSMEIHRPHVQRCVRVFIAGFGAS
- a CDS encoding HlyD family secretion protein, which gives rise to MNKAGKGVVAIVVIAGIIAGGVLGLEWWRVGRFMQETDNAYVRADSVPVRAETTARITRMLVHDNQPVTAGQLLVELDDGDAKANLDQASAQLDNSRTGEVQAERQLTLQQAKIDEAKAALDSAKAERDQAALHLKRSKSLESRSYASQQSYEDDQVTLRTTEASVAQKQAALTSARGQLEVYKAQLDSARAEIVSAAADLAYARHQLNKTKIIAPQDGVIGNRSAEVGTMASASLTLMQLVPVESAYVVANYKETQTERMRVGQPVSLEVDAYPDVEFEGVVDSLSPATGTEFSLLPTDNATGNFNKIVQRVPVRIRLTGPSEALPRLRAGLSVIPSIDTRELPDTGTYALGDAHLDASAAGDAAAPSLAPASKTDAAVTAGAQ